caaatgaaaaaaaaaaattagataccAATTGGTTAAGTAACCTATTTAGgaatctagaattttttttttcaaattattataatataaagtAAAATTGAATTGAGATAATTTGGGTGGTTAAGACAAGAAAGAACCTATTAATCTTGctcttctttgtttttctcttttttttaactATTTGTTAACTTATAATTTTAAATTTCCATTGCTTCACTTCATGGAGATGTTAAATTGAGTAGTTCTCgaaggatatttgtcattttataCCATAAATGGGAGGTAGGTATAATTTTCTAAACATGAAGATTACTGTCTGCAATTGTTGTAAACCCCAAGTgcggtttgtgaaattatcccacgATTAAATCATATGtcagaaaggaaaaaaaggatcCATCCATCAAGAACTAGTTGATAATTTAGCTGTAGAACGTACGAAGGTTAAATACGATTGTGTACTTAATTTAAATATGGCCCTTATGAATCATGAACCAAATTCCATTGGTTTACCACTATTTTATGAGCTTTAATATTTAGTGTACGTGGTACTGAATAGATGAATTTTTAGAGACCTTGCAGCCAAAAAAAATACAGGAATTATGGGTAATATTGATAATTGCGCCAATAATTTAAGAAAGGAATTGAAATTGGGATACGTagactataattttttttttttaaaaaaaaaagcatatttGTATAGAAAATATACAACATATTTTCTTTTTGGTCATATGAAATTAATAGTCAATGTTGACCATCCTTATGGACTAAATATAAACAGTAAATTGTGTATGGTACCTAGTTTAACCACAAACTACATGTtagtgcaaaagaaaaattttcaattaaacaaACGGGCACTTCTTTGGGAGGGAAGTAAAAAGTTACTTCtctattttcattttcttgttattctcttttttttttttttttttggtggttgCAAAGTCCAATTAAAGCAAAATACCATGCAATGATGCAAAGTCCAATGTCTACATCTCATAGTACAGTAGATGAGCACATAGAAACATCCTTCATATTAATGAGCACCCTTCAACAGCTCATGCCCATTCTTCCTTGAAGATCGTGAAATGTAAGACCATTCAAGTCAATTTGTATGTACTACAAATTGAATGTTGAAATTACTCATCTAATGAGTAAAATTCAGTTTCATCACTATCATCAAAGCTGTCATCAGAGCcatcatcagattcatcatCACTGGAGCTACTGGATGAATTGTACACATTAAACTTTTTTGGGCAACAATCAGCACCATATGGCTTTACTCTAAATGTTGTTTTATCTATCAGATGAAATAACAGGTAATCTCCAAGCTTCAAATGATgatctttaacaaattttgg
This sequence is a window from Coffea eugenioides isolate CCC68of chromosome 7, Ceug_1.0, whole genome shotgun sequence. Protein-coding genes within it:
- the LOC113777352 gene encoding B3 domain-containing protein REM23-like, with protein sequence MIFSEKKLRIPYAFVRNLKEKLSSRCTIESEAKNSVRNSWPVRIRKKGRYYYICRLSWPKFVKDHHLKLGDYLLFHLIDKTTFRVKPYGADCCPKKFNVYNSSSSSSDDESDDGSDDSFDDSDETEFYSLDE